The sequence below is a genomic window from Candidatus Korarchaeum sp..
CATTACTTACAGTGCCCTGATCCCGAGTCCCTCGAGCTATCCCCTCTCATTTATTAAAGTGGCTAGTGGGATGATGAGAAAGGTCCCCCTATCAATCGCTGTGCTGCTCATATCCTCAGCCTCCCTTCACCTCCTGCAGGATGTGGAGTTCAGGGAGGGCTACGGTATCGTTCATAGCTACCGCAGCTAAGAGACCGAAGAGCAGCGATGATGCGTATATCAGGGAGTACCTGCTCTTAAACATCGATATGAATCATGAGGGGACCATCGCCAGGAGCCCTGAGGACTCCGCGAGCCCCACGATAGTGAACATGCCTATGAGGAATAGTATCACATCCAGATCTATGACGGATTCGAGCTCATCCAGGCCCACCAAACCCGAGACGATCGTGAGGAATGATGTGAAAGCCATGATGCTCCAAACGGGTATCTGAGGCCTACGGCTCCTCATGACTAGAGAAACTGTCAGGAATACTGTGATCCCCAGTCCGACCACCGTTTTGTAGTCCACTCCTGGCACCCCCGAAGGGGCTGAAATGTTCAATTTTTTAAGCTATTGTACGACCCTAGGCCCTCCCATCCAGAAGGTTATGGAGGCAATAGCCGAATTGCAGCTCCCTTTAACGCTCCCCTGACGTTAGTGGATAGCTGTAATATTTCGTGCAGATAATGATAAAAATAATATCAAATCAATGTTCTATTTTACCATTAAATAAATTTCACATGGATGTCTGAATAATATTTAGATGGAATACAAGAATATTTTAACTTAACCGTGGGTAAGGCTTTTATTCTGGGGCAGAAGTTAACTTCTGGGGCAGAAGTGCTCTTCGATGAGAGACCGAAGGAGAGGAGGGAGGACCTTTACGATAGGGAGAGGGAGATAGATGAGATAAAGAGGAACGTTGGGAGGCCCCTCATCCTCATAACTGGGATAAGGAGGATTGGAAAGACTTCAGTGCTCAAAGTGGCCCTGAATGAGGTAGATATTCCAGCAGTGATAGTAGATGCTAGAGGGCTCAGGAGGAACTACAGCAGGGCCGATCTCTACAGGCTCATAGCTCACGGGCTCACTAGCTCCCTCGATAAGCTGAGGGATCTCATCTCAGGGATAAGGGGGATAAGGGTCATGGGCCTCGAGGTTGAGCTCTCTTGGAGGGGGAGGGATTCCCTGAGCCTCATAGAGCTATTCGATAAGCTCAATGAGAGGAAGATTATCATAGCTATTGATGAAGCTCAGAGGCTCAGGGGACCTCAGTCAAATGAGTTGAAAGATGCCCTCGCTCATTCCTACGATTACAATAGGAATATAACCTTCATCCTGACTGGATCCGAGGCGGGCCTCCTTCATGATTTCGTAGGTGTTGAGGACGCCAGCTCACCCCTCTATGGGAGGTTCTACTTTGAGGTGAAGTTGGATAGGCTGAGCAGGGATCAATCGATCGATTTCCTGAGTAAGGGCTTCGAGCAGTTGAATCTGAGGGTTAGTGAGGAAGTCCTGGAGAGAGCTTACGAGGAGTTCGATGGGATACCGGGATGGCTTACTTTCTTCGGGAACGCTTACTCGAGTGGAATTAGCTTAGAGAGGATAAAGATCATGGCAGTGAGGACTGCTCTGGAGGAGCTTAAGAACATGATAAGGGATAATCCCAGGAGATATGGGCTAGTTTTAAGGGCTATAGCAGAGGGGAAGAGGAGCTGGAGCGATATTAAGGAGTACGTTGAGGAGAGGGAGGGATCCACGATTTCAAGCAGCGTCCTGAGCAATATCATCAGGAATTTGGAGGATATGAGCGTGATAAGCAGATATGAATTCCTCGATCCTGTCTATAGGGAAGCGGCGAAGCTCCTCCCTTGAATAGCTACCCAGGGCTGGAATGCATAGCTTTTAATTCGGTGGTGCTCACTAACGGGGGGAGTTAGTAACTAACGGGGGGAGTTAGTAACGTACTTCGATGTGAACCCGAAGGAGAGGAAGGAGGACTTGTACGATAGGGAGGAGGAGCTCAGGAGTATTTCAGAAGCGTTGAACTTGAGGGAGAGGTTGATCATAGTCTATGGGATAAGGAGGATTGGGAAGACGAGTTTAATAAGAGTCTCCCTGGGGGATTATCCTCACGTCCTTCTGGACATAAGGAAGCTTTACTTCAGTGAGAACACTGTGACGATGCCCCTCTTGGTCAAGTATATCTTAGAAGGATTCAGGGAGCAAATGAAAGCCAGTGAGAAACTTTATTTAGGCTTAAGGGATGCTATCAGTAGGATAAAGGGACTGAGAATTGGGGAGATCGGCATTGAGATAGAGCCCAATGCCAAGGTGTCCCTCACGGATGTCCTCTCCAGGGTTAACGATTGGTGCGAGGAGAGGGGTGAGAGGTTCGTCTTCGCGTTTGATGAAGCTCAGTACCTCAGGTTTTCAAACATCAGATACGATGGGATAATCGCGTGGGCAGTTGATAACTTGGAAAATCTCAGTTTCCTGCTCTCTGGAAGCGAAATTGGGGTTTTAAGGGATTTTCTGAGGATCGATGAGCCTGGAGCACCTCTATTCGGGAGGTACAGGAGGGAAGTCTATGTCGATAGGTTCACGGAGGAGGAGAGCTTCGACTTCCTCCATAGAGGCTTCAGGGAGTTGGGAGTAGAGCCGAAGGTCGATGAGATAGAGTATACTTTAAAAACGCTCGATGGTATAGTCGGATGGCTCACTTTATACGGTTACATGAGAGCCGTGAGGAAGCTCCCGCATGAAGATGCGCTGGCTAAAGTGTTCGAGGAGGGATCGAAGCTAGTGATGGAGGAACTTGATAAGGTGATCTCACCATCTAGAAAAAGATATTTGGCCATAATGAAAGCTGTCGCCCATGGCTCGGACTCTTGGAGCGATATAAAAGCCTATGTAACTGCTAGGACCGGGCCGATCCCGGACAGTAGGCTCGATGAACTCTTGGGGAATTTGATCAAGTACGGTTATCTGGAGAAGAACGATGAATACAGGATACCCGATCCCATCGTGAAGCGCGCGGTCATCAGTTCATGAAGTCTCCGTGCATTATTAAGAGCTCAACTAGAGCGAAGAGACTCTATGATAATCTCGAATTGCTATGCTTAAGAACTCATTGAATCAATGATCCCAGCGAATTAAAGCGAGAGCTTGAATTCTCTGAGAATCTAATGATGGCGCCTCCTTTGAGTGTGAAGTTAACGAGGGAAGGGATACTGATTCCGGAGGAGCTTTTTCAAGGAGGTGAATGCTTTCAATAAGTTGAAGCAAGTCCTAGCTACATTGAGACGCTCGCAGATGAGGATGCCCCAGAGAGCTTAAGGAAGGGCGGAGAGGAGATCGTCAGGGGAGAGTATGTGGAATGTTCGATAGAGGATCTGGATAATTTTGAAGGGGATCTGAACTCCACTTTTAAGGACGGAGCCTCCAATTGATAATAAGGGATTATCAAAGATTTCCGCCGACCTCCGGCTCTATTTTGAAGGATAATCCGGGATCAACTATCCGGTTTTTATAGGATCTCCCCTCAGTTAGACTGTGGAGAGGGGTTACGATCCCATAGCACTCGCTGAGGTAACGAGGAGGATCGTCGAGAGGGATGGGAGCAGGAAGTACTACAGGTTCAGAGGGGGCAGGTGGTACGGCGGAATAGCTACTGCGGATTGCGTTGGCTGCAACCTGAGGTGTATCTTCTGCTGGAGCAACACGCCTAGGGATAATCCGGCCATGGGCTGGGGGTTCTACAGCCCCGAGGAGGTATATCGCAACTTAGTAAAAATAGCTGAGAGAAGGGGCTACAGGCTGCTCAGAGTATCCGGGAACGAGCCAACGATATGCTGGGATCACTTGATGAAGATCCTCGAGCTAGTAGAGGAGGATGGACGCTTCAAGTTCATCCTGGAGACGAACGGTACCCTGATAGATGAGGAGAAGGCTTATGACCTCTCTATGTTCAGGAGGGTCCACGTGAGGGTATCCCTGAAAGGGGCGTGCGAGGAGGAGTTCAGCCTCCTCACCGGAGCTAGGCCAGAGGCCTTCGAGCTGCAGCTCAATGCATTGAAGCATCTAGCTGATCATAATGTCCCAGCCCATCCGGCTGTCATGCTCTCCTTCTCGAGTGAGGAGAGCGTAGGGAAGCTCATAGAGAGGCTGAATGAGATAGATCCAGTTTATGTGAGGGAGTTAGAGGAGGAGTACGTTTTTCTCTACCCTCACGTCAAGGAGAGGCTGAGAAGAGCTGGGATTATGCCAAAAGTGGCATATGAGCCTGATAGAGTGCCAGAGGACCTCGTATGAGTCATCATGGGTAGGCTCTTTACCTCATACTGTTTCTGGAGAGCCTCAAATGGGTAGAGGAGGATCGACCTTAAATATGTGATGGATATTCAACTAGTCGTGAGGAAGCTACTCGAGTACGACCCGGAAATAGTGGAGATAGTCCAATTCGGTTCCTCGGTTTATGCGCCTGAGCACGCCAGGGATCTGGATCTCCTCATCATAACGGGGAGTATCCGAGAGAGGGACTTGAGGAGGAGTTCTATAAATGGTTCAGGAGAGTTGAGGAGTATATCTCGAGCTTAGAATCGAAAGTTAAATCTAGATGACCTCTAGCACTCAGAATGTTTCTAGGAGGTTCACAAATGGCGTATGTTTTTACGCATTCATTGAGAGGATAAGTGGTGGCTTGGAGCTTCAGGAGTATTCTTCGATCCACGGATTATATTGGGCCTGTGATACGCGCATTAAAGCAGCGGGATCTCATACTGAAGCTACTAGCTGCTGGGATGAGCTTGAGGAACTCAGAACTACAGAATCGGTTTGAGGATATAAAAGCTACACTGCTTTATGCTACTAGAGTATTGAGGAGAGAGGATCTCCTTTTCCTCCGAAGGTCCCGAGCCTTCGGATGAGAGCATGAGGATCGAAACCTGCGAGGGACTGGAAAGCACGAGTTTCGATGCGCAAAGCATTACGGCGGAGAGGAATCAACCTTAAATATCCGCATTACGTCATTTACGCGATGGATCCAATATACTACGTGATCAGCATCTCACTCACTATAATAGGAATGCTCGCGGGAGTGACTTATTGGTTGGGGAGGAAGTTTTCTAGAATAGATCACAGGTTCGAGAAGATTGAGGGGGAGATCTCCAGGTTAAGAGGAGATATTTCGAGAGCTTTCGATGGGATGAAACCTGCTACTGTAACGATAAACTCCCTCATGCTGGACTTCCTCAGTCTTAAGGGCTTGATAAGGGATGATGAGGCGAGGATGATAGGATCTGAGATGCAGAGGGTTTTCTCCATCGTGAAGCTGAATCCCTTAGCAAAGGAGGACCTTGAGTACCTGAGGAAGATCTTTTCAAAGGATGTGGATGAGATAACGATAGAGGAGGCGGAGAAAGTAGCTGAGATAGGGAAGAAATGGTGGTATGAGGACGGGAGCGAGATAGCCTACAAGACTTTTTTAGCGGGGCTCGTGATAAGAGGTTATCACATATCGAAGATGGTGAAGGAGGGAAAGAAACCCTGGCTTGAGCCCCCTTTCAGGGGAAAGGAATGATTTCCCCTCAAAGGTAAATCTTGCCCTCTCTCAACACCACTTTGTACTGGCGAAGCTTATATCTTGTCAGCCGACTGACAAGATGGGGGGTAATGCACTCTCAGAACCTGGGAATGGGGATTAGGGATCTGAGGAAATACAATGAAAGCGGGGTCAAATGGAGGCCCTCCTGAATAGTTATCAGCTATATTCCTCTATCTTCAGGGGCGTCAGGTCCTTCTCCCACCTCATTACCCATATATTGTTGTTTCTAGCTGCTTCTACGGCCTCCGGGACAGCGTAATCAGTATATATGACCTTTATGATCCTCTTCCTCAGGAGATCCGGCCTCTTACTTCTTATTAGCTCTATCTCATCCAAGAGCTCGTAAACGAGATTCACCCCCAATCTGACTGTGGCTTCCCCTATCACGCAGAGATCTTCGGTAGCCCCATATATGTTCACCTCTTTGGAGTCAATGAAAATACTGCTCAGCTCTATATCTACTTTGAGATCCTGCTTTATCCTGTGCTTTATCATGCTCCTCGCTTCCTCCTCGACTGTCAGGGTGAGCCTCTCCAAGGTAGCGGACATCCTGCTAATCGTGATACGCATTTCCCTCACTTCCTCCCACAGCTTATTCTGCCCTTCTCTGAGAGCTTTTACCTCCTCCCACAGCTTATTTTGTCCTTCCCAAAGCTTATTTTGGTTCTCTTCAAGGCTATCAAGTCTCTTCAATATCTCGGAAATCCCCAAATAGCCAGCAACTGCATATCTAAACTCCAGATCCCTCTCTAGAAGGTCTAGCATCTCCTTTTTGAGCCTGCTAGTAGCCCTAGCCACAGGACAATCGAGCGAGCTGCATATAAAAATTTTGGGGTGTTCTGGCTCTCGATATATGATGTAGAGCCTCCTCAGATGATGTGGAAAGATAGATTAAAGCCCTCTTTTACAAGCAGTGACTTCTCACAGAGTTCATCGGAGCCCAGCTTCCCATCTCACGCTTACGGAATCTAATCGATCTGGAAATTACCGAAAGGGCTTAAACCTTCATCCTCATGAGCATTATGTTGAGAAGCCACTGCTTGTGAACTCCATAAACAAGGGCTCTCCCTGCATTAGTCAGATCTCCTTTTCTCAAGCAATATATTGTCAGTGCATTGACAAAGCTTTATATATATCTTGTCAGCTGACTGACAAGATGGAGGAGCTAATATATTCCCAGAATCCCTGTGGGAGTGGGAGAACTGGGAGACAAGAGACAGAGATCTGAGGAAATACAATGAAAGCAAGGTGAAATGGAGGCCCTCCTGGATAGATAAGGTCTCCCTTGAGCCCTCCTCCATGAACGTAGTGATGGGACCCAGGCAAGTTGGGAAGACGACGGGAGCGAAGCTCCTCATATCTGAGCTCCTGAAGGGGAGAAGCTCAGGATCGATCTTCTACTTCAGCTGCGATCTCGCCTCCGATTCAAAGGAGCTGAGGGATGTCCTGAACTTCTACAGGAGGTTTAAGGAGAGAAATGGAGTGAAGAGCTCTATTATCTTTCTGGATGAGGTCACTGGGCTGGAGGGCTGGTGGAGGATATTGAAGGGATACGTTGATCTAGGCCTCCTGGAAAGGGATGCCTTGGTTCTTCTAGGCTCCGCTTCGTTCAGGTTCGAAGGGTTCTCTGAGGCCTTTCCCGGGAGGAGGGGGATGGGGAGAACTGTGGAGGTACTTCCTCTCAGCTTTCCGGAATATGCGAGGGTGAGAGAGGTTGAATTGAGGATCAGCGAGTACAGCAGAATTCTCTCGGCTTTTGATGAATATCTCGAGACCGGAGGATTTCCCAGGAGCATAAATGGAGATGAAAGATTTCCGGAGGATCTAATTGTCAGCATCGAGATGGACTCCGTTAAGGCGGGAAGAAATCCCAGGATTCTGAGGCTTATAGCTAAATCGATAATAGAGAAGGCTCCTAGTGCCATCAGCTTCAACTCGATCGCGGGAGATCTCGGGATATCGCACAACACTGTCCATGATTATGTAAGGCTGATGGAGGACATGTTCCTCCTTGGAGTAGCTTACTTAAAGGAAGATGGGAAGATCCTCTACAGAAGGGAGAAGAAGATCTTCATCAGGGATCCATTCATTGCGATATCTCTCTCTCAAAGCTCCTCGGGGCAGATCTCTCAAGAGCAGCTCTCCTTGAATGGGTCGTTCAGGAGCACGTCCTAAGGGCATTCGGGGAAGTTTACTTCTGGAGGAATGGATTCGAGGTGGATGTCATTTCTGGAAAGCTGAAAGTCGAGGTTAAGGCTGGAAAGCCTCACAGGAGATATCCCAGAGGTGTCACGGTCCTTTCCGAAGAGGATATACAGGCTTTCCTCCTGAACTTAGGAAGATAGAGAAATCAGACTTCCTAACTAGGAAACGGTCATCTGCTCTCCAGGATCTTCCTTATCTCAGCAGGTCTCCTCACTATCTTGACCCCCATCCTATCAGCGAAATCAGCGACTCTCTTTGGTATAATCCCTGATCTCGAGTATATTATCAGGAGATCCGGTTTCCTTCCCCAATCCTCCTCTATAACGCCGATCCCATCCTTCAGCTGCCTTACGTCCTCTATCTTAGGCATCGCTATATCTATGGATGCTAGGATTCCCCTTCCCTCTATCAGGACATCCGCCCCCGCTCCATCCCAGATGAAGACCTCGTAATCCGGGGCATTCTTCCTGAACCATCCCTGAAGCATCAATCCAGTTCTGAACTCCACATCCCTTTCCCTCAGCTTCCCAGTTTCCCCGAGAAGTCTTTTCACATTTTCAGTCAGCTTATCTATGTTTTCAGTACTCTTATCAACTTTCTCCGTCAATTTTGCTATATTCTCAGTATTTCTATCAATTTCCCTCTCTATATGGGATATTAAATCTAGGAGAGGCTTGAACACATCTCTGAACACTATCCTTCCCGCTTCCTCGTATTTTCCTCTCCTTATAGCCTCCAGCACGATATCCTCAGCTTTCTTTAATGCTTCTTCCATCATGGCAATACCTTAAAATGATCTTAAAAAGATTACACAAGGCCGCTCAATTCATTAGGATGCGCTGCATGATGGCCTATGTGCCTGTCAGCCTCCCCTTCAACAAGTTTATTATATCAGATTTTATGGATGATACCTCCTGCTTCAGCAGCCTCACTTCCTCCTTAAGATCGTCGATCTTCCTATTCGTATCATCTATCCTCTTGTTGAGGGAAGCGCTCAGGTCATCTATCCTCTTGTTAAGGGAAGTGTTTAGATCATCTATCCTCCTATTCGTATCATCTATCCTCCTGTTTATCTGGTCAAGGAGGAGGATTATTACATCGATGCTAGTGAGCTTCTTCCCCTCAGTTATCTTCTTCGCTATCCTCTCGGATGCCTGCCTGAGTGCCTCCTCCAAGACGGATGTGACTACAGCTTCTGCCACAGGGGAAGCTGCTGAGGGAGGGATATAAATGTATCCATTTTATCGAGTCATCTCCTCAATACCTCTGGGGAATAGAAACTGACAGGGCCGTGCGGGGCATGAGATAGGCAGTTGATGAATCGAGTTCGATAACCCTATCTGAAGTGAGTCTTATGGAGAATAATTACACGAGCTGAGCTCTGAATGGGAAGTTCCACGTATATTATCAATATCCGTTAGTCTGAGGATTGGAAGTAAATCCTCTGAAATATTATAAGCTCCTCACTCGAGACTACCGGATGCGTATGGAGTTCAGGTATATAGGAGATGTCAAGGTCTCGGAGGTGGGCTTGGGGACCTGGCAGTTCAGCGACTCCTGGGGAGTGACTAGCTACGATCTCGCCAAGTCCATCATAGAGAGAGCTCTGAATGTCGGAGTGAACTTCTTCGATACCGCAGCAGTATATGGGATGGGGATGAGCGAGAGGTTCCTCGGGCAGGCCCTCAAGGAGCTGGGGGAGAGGGAGAACGTCTTCATAGCTACTAAGATACCCGGGGAATTCTTATCCAGGCACGACGTATTTAAAGCTACCAAGAGGTCCATGGAGAGGCTGGGGAGCTACATAGATCTAATGCAGGTCCACTGGCCCCCCTGCTGGGATAACATACCGACGTGCGAGTACATGAGAGCTTTAGAGGAGTTAGTCCACATAGGGGCGATAAGAATGATAGGGCTCAGCGATTTCCCCCCTGAGCTCATAGAATCTGCCTGGTCCTGCCTATCAACTGAGGATATAGTCAGCATCCAGGTGAAGTACAACTTAGTTGAGAGGGATGCTGAGAAGGAGATAATCCCCTACGCAGAGGCATACGATTTGAGCGTTCTTGCATGGTCCCCTCTAGCTAAAGGAGCCCTTTCAGGGAAGTACAGGCCCGAGAACCTTCCGAAGTTCAGCGATGTCAGGGAGGGCTCCGCCGTATTCCATCCCGAGAACTTCAGGCAGGTTTATGAGATAGTGAAGTTGCTTGAGGAGATTGGAGCGAAGTACGGGAAGAAACCATCTCAAGTGGCTTTGAAATGGCTCCTCATGGCTAGTGAGAAGGTGATAGTGATACCTGGAGCTAAGAGCCCGGAGCAAGTGGAGGAGAATGCGGGGGCATCGGGTTGGACCATGAGCTTAGAGGACTGGATGAAGCTGGAGGAGGAGAGCGGTAAGATAAGGATAACTAGGGTTCTTTGGTAGATAGGTTCGGTTGATCACAGCTAGAATAGAGATGCAACGCTGGAGGAGCCTTCCTACCCCTACATCTTTATTCCGAGAGAAAATATGAGAAGCAACTCCATCTCTCTTTTATCCTAGGGCTGCAACCAGACTGAGATAAATTCGTATGTTAAGAGTTCCCGGGAAAAATATACCTCTATTCACCGAAAGTTTTTTTATGATATCATTCGATCGCTTCGTATGCCAGAGCAGAGAGGGAGCTTACTGCTGGGCGTCATCGTAGGATTCATAATCCACTTGCTGCTCGGAGGTACGCTCCCAGTGATCGGGGATCTAATAGCGGGCCTCGTCGCTGGATACATAGCGAAGGGCGTGGGCAGAGGAGCTGCAGCTGGCTTCCTATCGGGGGCCTTAGGGGGGATAATCCTCGCTATAATCCTGCCCCTCCTACTCACCCCCCTATCGAGCCTCTTTCCATTCTTAGCACCATTCTTAGGTTACCTTCAGGCTAGTGTCGCGTTATTAGCGATAGCCCTCTCGATCAAAGGAGCTCTGATAGGCTTACTAGGAGGTGTGATAGGAGGGGCTATCTCAGCCAGGCGCTAAGCCTTCTAGCGCCTCATCGAGTCCTCTAAAATGCCTCTATAACGAACTTATCTCCGAGCTCCGCCTTTTCTATTTAATAATTTATCTAAGAGTTTCCAGCCCCAGGGTAACCTCCCTCAATTCCCAGTAGCCCACGCTCTACATCTTTTCCTCTCTCATTAGATGGCATCATCGCTCCATTATTCTCCTTTCAAATCGATCGAAGCTTAGAAACTACCTTAGGAGTGCTTCCCTGACTCCCTATATGATAGAAGCCGAGATCACAGCGAGGATTGATGTGGACTCAGGTTATACTTATATATAACCGTAGGTCTATATTGTGGAACCCAGGAGGATCTCTCTTATCAAGATACTCAAGGGGAAGCTCTTGAAGATAGCTGAGCTCCAAGATGCGGTGATTCTAGAGCTCTCCAGGAGATTCAACTTCGTCCTCCATGGAGGTCTAGCTGTCTGGAGGGTTTACGGAGGGAAGAGGTTCTCATTGGACATAGATATCTATCATGATAATCCCAGAGAACTCGTGAACATCCCATTTAAATCCACGAGAGTGCTCACGGCATCGGGAGTCCTTTATTTGAGAATCAAGGATGATGTTGAAATAGAGCTCGAGGCATCCCCCATGTTCGAGGAGGTAGTGGAGGCAGATTACTGGCTCGTCGATGGAAGTAGCATCGTCGTCAGGACTCTCAAACAAGAGGAGCTCGTCAGGGAGAAGGTGAGGGCATTCCTGGAGAGGGGGAAAGCGGAGGACCTCTACGATATCTACTACCTCCTGGACCTATGCGATCCCGGGCTCATAAGGGAGGATATGAGAGTCCTCTCAGGGAAATTGAGGATGCCTGATGATTTCTCAGGACTTAAGGAGCTCATATTGATGGAGCCCCTAGCTTCGATGCTATAGAGAGGAAAGTGAGGAAGTATGCCTCACTATAAGTACTCACAACTCCTGGAAGAGCTCAGGAGATCCTCCTTCTTCACTTACAGTTTCGTTGAGCGGGCTGCCGGTAGCTACGCGAAGCTCCTGATCCACAGGCTGAGGGAGAGAGGGGAAATAGAGGAGCTCATTAAAGGGGTCTACACATTCAAGAAGTCCCCCTACATGATTGTGAAGGCAATCCCTTCTTATATAGGTCTAGGATCAGCTGCATTCCTCCATGGAGCCTGGGATCAAGTGACAGCTATAACAGTACTCTCCCCTATGGTCTCGAGCTCGGTAAAGGGAGGGATGAGGGAGATAGCTGGATACAAAGTGTATCTCAGGAGGATCTCTGAGAAGATGTACTTCGGGTACGATTACATATTCATAGATGAGATAGGGGAGTTCTTGAGGGTGAGCGATCCTGAGAAGACCCTGATAGACATCTTATACTACAGATATCCTTTCAGGGATGAGATAATTCCGAGGCTCGTTGAGATAGTGGATAGGGGGAAGCTGATGGATTACGCTGATGAGATCAGGAGGAGAGGGGTTAGGGGGTGGAGGTCTTTGAGCAACTATCTCGAGAACCTCTGATGAGAGCCTCAGGGAATATACTGGGCAAAATCTGAGCTTGGATCAGATGAAGCAACTCTTTCCGACCTTCCTCCTCCCGTAGACTAAGGTCCGCTCCCGGTGTTCCTGAACCTATCCAAATCACTAAACCTGATTATACTAACCGCAATTAGTATAATCATGGTTAGGGTATGAGCCTTCCGCTCGGCGATCCTCGATAGGCCAGCTATATCGACTCCTATCTTCGACCTGCATCCGGCTTAAGTGCATTCCTGATCGCAGAGCTCAGCTAGGCTCACCTGCCTCACGCCCTCCTCCGGCTCAAATGCGAAGCCACTCCTAGAGTAGATGTAGTAGACTTCCCTCCTCTCCCCCCTCCTCCATTCGAACTCCTCAGCCTTCCTCTCGAGCTCCCTCAGGACGGATTTGTCCAGGGGATTCCTGGACCATTTAGCCTCCATGAAATAAGCTATCCCTTCCCTCTCATCTACAGCCACCCCATCTATCTCCACTTCGCCCCGCCACCACCTGCCGGCTCTCAGCTGTACTGAATGGGAGAAGTGCTCGAGAGCTATCTCCTCGAATATCTTAGAAACGTATTCATCCAGTCTCTCCGAGATCCTCGCAGCAACCCTTTCCACTTCCCCCAGCTCGAGGAGGTGGAGGTTAGGCCTTACGTATGTGAACCAGAAGCTGAGGAAATTATCCTTTATGAAGTATCTGGCCCTCCCGCGTCTCCCCTCCTCTAGCAGAGGGTACCTCCTCTCCACAATATCGAGGAGAGCTTCTAGAGTCCTCATGTACCTCGGCAGCTCGCTGGATGAGAGCCCGCTCTTGGATGCTATCTCCCCCAGCGTAGTAGCTCCCGATGCCATTGCCTCGAGTATCGTCATGTATCTAAGAGGCTCCCTTGTCTCAGTTGCCAGAAGGAAATAGGGTTCCTCGTGCAAAGGCCCCGTCGGCTCCAATACCAGATTTTTGATGTTTTCGAGGAGGCTCTCATATCGAAGGAGCGATAAGTATGCGGGGACACCTCCGAAGACAGCGTAAGCCCTTACTCTATCCTCGCACGACCAAGTGAAGAACTCCTTAGCGCACCTGAACGTGAAGGGCCTCACCTTGAGCTGTCCCGTCCGCCTCCCGAAGATCGGAGAGGAGGATGA
It includes:
- a CDS encoding ATP-binding protein, which codes for MMITFINRGRELGFLEERYRSHRAELIIVYGRRRVGKTLLLRKFLSGKRGVYFVVSRLGNILQEISEAISEQLGVHPPLLRSYKELFRYIARESDNGRIILAIDEFQRLAEYDPGFLNELQAAWDEFLSGSNVFLVLSGSSVGVVERVALSSSSPIFGRRTGQLKVRPFTFRCAKEFFTWSCEDRVRAYAVFGGVPAYLSLLRYESLLENIKNLVLEPTGPLHEEPYFLLATETREPLRYMTILEAMASGATTLGEIASKSGLSSSELPRYMRTLEALLDIVERRYPLLEEGRRGRARYFIKDNFLSFWFTYVRPNLHLLELGEVERVAARISERLDEYVSKIFEEIALEHFSHSVQLRAGRWWRGEVEIDGVAVDEREGIAYFMEAKWSRNPLDKSVLRELERKAEEFEWRRGERREVYYIYSRSGFAFEPEEGVRQVSLAELCDQECT